In Phaeobacter inhibens DSM 16374, the following proteins share a genomic window:
- the hemH gene encoding ferrochelatase, with the protein MLDATAPATCPAHAPADHPKIAPAKVGVLLANLGTPDDYSYWPMRRYLSEFLSDKRVIDYPAWKWQPLLQLIILAKRPFTSGAAYKSIWNHDKGESPLMTITKEQTAAMSEALQDRYGSEVMVDFCMRYGNPSTKSKVREMVEAGCQKILFVPLYPQYAGATSATANDQFFRALMEETWQPAARTVAPYFDDPAYIDALARSVEKAYAAAEKKPEILVVSYHGMPKRYLMQGDPYHCQCQKTTRLLKERLGWTDTQITTTFQSVFGPEEWLKPYTVDHVATLAKDGKKNIAVIAPAFSADCIETLEEINEEIRESFEHAGGEDFLYIPCLNDDAEHIDALSGVIERNLKGWLD; encoded by the coding sequence ATGCTGGACGCCACTGCCCCCGCCACCTGCCCTGCTCATGCTCCGGCAGATCACCCAAAAATCGCCCCGGCGAAAGTTGGTGTTCTCTTGGCCAATCTCGGCACGCCTGACGATTACAGTTACTGGCCGATGCGTCGCTACCTCAGCGAGTTTCTCTCTGATAAACGGGTGATCGATTATCCGGCCTGGAAATGGCAGCCACTGCTCCAGCTGATCATTCTGGCCAAACGGCCCTTCACATCGGGAGCCGCCTATAAATCCATCTGGAACCACGATAAGGGCGAGAGCCCCTTGATGACGATTACCAAAGAACAAACTGCGGCGATGTCCGAGGCCCTGCAGGACCGGTATGGCAGCGAGGTTATGGTGGATTTCTGTATGCGCTACGGCAATCCGTCTACAAAGTCCAAAGTCCGCGAAATGGTTGAGGCAGGCTGCCAGAAAATCCTCTTCGTGCCGCTCTATCCGCAATACGCCGGTGCGACGTCTGCGACCGCCAATGACCAGTTTTTCCGCGCCCTGATGGAGGAGACCTGGCAGCCGGCTGCGCGCACAGTGGCTCCCTACTTCGACGATCCTGCCTATATCGATGCGCTGGCCCGCTCGGTCGAAAAAGCCTACGCCGCCGCAGAGAAAAAGCCCGAGATTCTCGTGGTTTCCTATCACGGCATGCCAAAACGCTATCTGATGCAGGGTGATCCTTACCACTGCCAGTGTCAGAAAACGACGCGCCTTCTGAAGGAGCGTCTCGGCTGGACCGACACCCAGATCACGACCACGTTCCAATCGGTCTTCGGGCCTGAGGAGTGGCTGAAACCCTACACCGTGGATCACGTCGCCACCCTTGCAAAGGACGGGAAGAAGAATATCGCGGTGATCGCACCGGCCTTCTCAGCTGATTGCATTGAAACACTTGAAGAAATCAACGAGGAAATCCGTGAGAGCTTTGAGCATGCAGGCGGCGAGGACTTTCTCTATATCCCCTGTCT